In the Endozoicomonas sp. SCSIO W0465 genome, TTCCCCCGATTATTATGTTGATCAAGTACCCACTTATCATACTGAAGACAAAAAACCGAAATTTATTTTCAGACAGAATAAAGAGATAAATGAACGGCGCATTAGCTCATTCATTTACAAGACCATTGATGACCCGAACAAAGTCCAAAACCAGGTTGCAGCTACCGCCATAGTATACGGACTGGACAGTATAGGGCTTGGAGAATCAGTCAGAGAGGGTCTCTATTTTATCAAGAAAAATACCCGTTACTCGTTCGGCCACTGTGGAGAGCTTCGTTTAAAGACCAATAGCATTACTGCAGGCAATTGCTTATCGGACGGCGGCTCTGTTGAACTGAATTCAAATTACAATTTGAACGCTGTCCAGCTACAGTTTAAATGGTCCCTGTAAGTAAACAGTGGTGGTGTCGCTGTCATTAACAAGTGCTAGAATGCCTGCAGCATCAAACCTAATGGTAATCATCATTGAACACCCGCAAACTGTACGCTCAATATTCCCGTCAAATTGAATTATTCTCCCCCTGGCAACTGACAGCGTTGGCCACCGCAGTAACTGAGAGAGCCTGGCCCAACTTTGCTCTTTTTTCAGAGCTTGCCGAATTTGGTCAGCCTGTCGAGGTCAGGCACTGTCTGAACCTGCTCTGGGACTATACGGCCGGACTTCAATCGGCAAAAAACTTTGAACGTCTGCTTGAACGACTGGATGAAAACACGCCAGTCCCTGAAGATTTTGATATGTTTGGTGTTCAGCCAGCACTGGACTTTTCGGTTAGCCTCAACTGCGCTATCCACTGCGCTATGAAAGCATCGGTTGACGAAGCTGCCAGTGCATTGACGGTGTCACTCAGCACGATTGGCAAGTTCATTAAATACACCGAAGCGGCAGAGCTGAAAGGGACAGAACTGACGCAGTATATTGAGGAGCATGAACTGTTTGAGATTCAATGTCGGTTTATCAGGGAGTTAATTAGCATGATCGGTCGGCAAAAAAACCCGCTAAAGAATTTACCAAAACGCTTCGGCTGCTTTCTGCCAACGATGGTGTTAGTCAACTGGGGATCAGTCTTGAGTAAGTTCAGTTGACCGGTATTCACCTCTACCTGGTAAATACCGGTTGCCCTCATACCTGATTACTTCACATTGGAAATGATATCCCTGAGCAGGGAATAGATCTTCTGCTGGGCGTTGGACATGGCCTCATAGTTTTGATTATACGTCTGCATCGCCCTTTGCAACTGCACGGTCTGTAGTTGACTGTTGCCATTGAGATTATCACGTGCATTAATCAGGCTCTTCTTCAAAGCGCCCCACTCTTCAGGGTTCAGCAGACCATTACCACTGGCATCCGGATAGGTAATCCTCAAAATATTACCCAGAAGCTCTTTCTCCTTCTGGGTGAGAAACGGTGTGGTGCTGTCAAACTCATTACTGCTTGACTGCCTGAACGCCAGCTTGCGGGCAAAATACCCTGAAACCTGGCTACTGGAATCATTAGGGTCAGTAGCACTTATTGCCTGGGTACCCCGGCCATCATACTCCCACTGATGCATACCTCCGGCCTCAAACAGGATGTGGCCATCGTGATTGTTGATATCCAGGCTATGCCGATTGTTCGGACGGGACGGGTCCTCCTCAGCCTCGGCCACTGCCGCATACTTATCATAGGAGAATCCCGGCAGAGTACTGGAGGCAGAGATTGACTCTATATTAATGTCTCCTTCATTCTCTGCAAAATCGATGTATGCTTTGAATCTTTCTGCTGATTGGCTCATCACGCGTTCAAAAAAACCATCAAGACTCTCTCCGTTAACCATTCGGTAGTTATACGATCGGGTATAAGTTTCATTTACCCCATCAGTATCCTCCAGCGTCAAGTTGAGGGTATAGCCATTAGCCTGCAACTCTCTTTCAAGCCCCTTCCTTTGTTCAGGGGTAAGGTTCATTTTTGCTACGTCAGATTTCACTCGTAACGTATAATCATTAGTGAATGTCTTGATACTTCCATAATCGTCAGAGTCATAGAAATTCCGGCTTTCACTGATACTTTTGGATGAAATGGAACTGGTTGTTTTGCTGGTCGCCGGTACCACTTCCTGATAACTGTACCCGGGAAGTTTAATATAGGTATCGATATACTCTATATCTATTGCGCCTTCCTCGTCATTGACATAGTTGCGGAAATCCACTTTGGAGCGATCAACGGCACGTTCAATAAATTGGTAGAGTGTTTCATTGGCGTAGGGCTGATAGGTAAACGTTTTATTATAATAATCATCCGAATTATCCGATTCACCGAGATGCCAGTAAATGTCCATCCCGCCGTCAGCTTCAATCTGGGCCAGGATAGCCGCCTGCTCCGCTGGGGACTTTTTCTTAATGGGCCCCTCCCACATGGAGAGTATTCTGCCTGCATGGGTACCATCGATGGTGTTGTAATCATCAGAACCATCATATTCCCCAGCGGTAAACAGATCGAGTCGAGCAACGTTTACCGTTTGCGTGGTTGTCGTCGCCACAGATGATACCGGATCAGTTGGACTCTCAACGGTAGGGGCTCCGATGCTTATTGCCCCTTCATCATTGACATTACTGATTTGCATTCCCTGATTATCTCTGGTGATGACAATCCTGGTTATATCCGCCAACCCTCCGGAAAAGTCTGCGGAGTTGAATGCCGTATCCGGGGCTCCGGCCTTAAAGGTAATCTCAGTACCATCATCCAATATGTAAGTCATGTCATTCATCACAGGAATGCCGACTTCCAGTGCATCCACCGTGGTTCCCGCTGGCACAGGTATCAATGTACGGTTCTGGTAGATTAACTGATTACCATCACTGTCAAGCAGAGTGAACGTATTTCCACCATTACCATCCGGTTTGAAGTTCACCCCGTAACCATTATCAAGCACAATACTGTTACCATTAACCTGCCAGGTCGGGGATGAATAATGCGTTGTTCCATACTCAGCAACATTAGCCTTACCAATCAACGTATTAACGGCTTCTACATACTGATTACTTTTATCAATTTCATCAATAATTCTTCGAACTTCTGAGTCCAGCATTTCTCCACGCTCAAGATAAACGGCAGCAATGAAATCCTGCTGACTCATATCTGCTGGATTTAGAGTTTTTACATCATTATTCGTGGTAACGCCATTAACGTTATTCATGCTGTTCTCATCCCTGAAAAGCAGTTATTTTTTTATCCCGATCCGTTTAAGGCCTATACATATCCCGAGCGTTTTTTAATGGTACTTGCTTTCTTCACTTTGCGTTGACTGAGCAGGCTGCTGGCACTACTGAGCTCTTTGCGCTTGGCCGATGCTTCGTCAACCATATTATTTTTAAACTCTTTGTGAAAATTGAGCAGTTCTTCCCTGGCTTTCTGCTTTTGGCGAGAGGTCCAGTAATCACTATTGATAAAAGCACGTAACTTTTGCCGGTCCATTCCACCATTTTTCATAAACGCTTCCTGTTTATCCAGCAACAGTTTCGCCTCGCGAACGGCAGCCTTTGATGCTTCAGAAGCCAGATAGTTGGATTTTTGTAATTTGGTAATATCTACCAGCCTGAGTTTAAGCGACATACCTCCCCCCGGATAACTTATGACCAGATCATTTTGAAACTCTCTGGATACCTATATCGGTCTGGGAACAAATCTGTGTAGGGTCTGTTGACGCTTCAGGATTGCAAAGCCTCATTAAGAAGCATTAACCGGGGGAAGTTGTATCGTGATGGTATTCGATATTGGCGACTCAACAGTAAAGTGCCTACAATATCGGCAAACAAGAAGGTTGGCGAAAAGTCCGGAGGCTCTATGGATATTGCTGAGTTAGAAACCTTAATGCTGCAGGTCTTAATCAGCGGGCTGGTTTTATTTATGGCCTTTATTGTTTATGACCTGGCCAAAAAATCCAATGCGGGAAGATGGGGTACATTTGTACTCTTTGGAGCTCTTGGCCTTGGTGTCATGGGTTTCCTGATCAAAACCTTTCTTGTCAGGATGATTGCTTAACCCCGATATTTCATAAACGTACTCCCGCTCTCGCTTCGTCCTTTGCCGCTCTAAGGGAGGATCGCAGCAAACGACAGATTACCAGTTGCTTCGTGGTTATGTCATTCCGGTTATGACATCTTTAGCTATAAATAGCCTAGCCAGGACATCCAGGCACTCCCCAAACCCAGCCAAACCAACAGGTATAACGAACTCATTATCAACCCTGCTTTCCACCAGGTGAAAAGTGATACATAACCAGCACCATAAAGAATGGGAGCCGGTCCATTCCCGTAATGGGTAACCACAGCACAAATGTTGCTCATATAGGCAAGCATAAGGGCTCCTCCCAGTGGGGGAACACCAGCACTGAGCATGATCAACAGAAAACCGGCATACATGGCACTGATCTGCGCTGTCGAAGCGGCAAAGAAATAATGGAAAAAGTAGTACAGTCCACAAACGGTGATCATCGCCAACCAGGCGGGCAAATCGCCAAACAGGACTCCAACCTGGTCACTGACATAGTTCACTACGCCATAGGCACTGAGGTAATGGGCCATGGTTATAAATGCCCCAAACCAGATCATGGTATCCCAAGCCCCCTTATTACCGCGAACATCATCCCAGTCCAGTACACCACTCAGGAGCAGAGTGCAGACCCCCACCATAGCTACCAGTGTCGCTGAAAGACCAAACTGGCGACCAAATATCCAAAGCATAAGAAGAAACAGGAATGTACCGGCCATAATCCATTCATTCCTTGTTAAAGCGCCCAGGCGATGGAGTTCATCCTTTGCCACCTTGACGGCCATAGGGGTTTCTTTCAAGTCAGGAGGGATAATGCGATACAGACAAAGTGGCATCAAGAGAAGACAGACAATACCGGGTAACAATGCCCCCAATGCCCACATAGCCCAGCTCAACTCAATACCTTGAGTACCGGCAAGCTTGACTACCAGCGGATTACCCGCCATGGCAGTCAGAAACATGGTGCTGGTAATAGCATTCGCATGGAAGACAATCATTATCAGAAAGGCCCCCATCCTGCTTGCGGTCGCTCCCGGTTTACTGTCATAAACCGTGGCAATGGATTGCATAATAGGGTACACCACGGCACCGGCGCGAGCGGTAGTGCTGGGCATTGCAGGGGCCAGCAGCATATCCGTCAGGGTCAGGCCATAACCCAGAGTCAGGGTTTTCCTTCCCATGATGCGCATGAAGCAATAGGCAATTCTGAGCCCAAGCCCGGTTTTTATAAACCCCTGAGAGATGAAAAACGCCAGCACCACCAGCCAGGTAACAGGATCACCATAGCCTGCCATTGCTTGCTTGAGTGTCACCGTTTCGGTCAGTCCCAGGGCGGTCACCCCCATGAGCGTAATTGCAGACATCGGCATCGGGGTAATCATCACCCCCAACAGGGTGCTGATAAAAATAATCAGCATATGCCAACCCTGCAGTTCCAGACCTTCCGGAGTCGGGAGCAACCAGAGAATTACTCCGAATAGCAATGGTGTTAAAAAACTGAAAACGGATTTCCAATCAGTTGCCCGTTGCCGAGGCTGTTCACAGCTTACTGGTGGTGTACTCACACAAACCTCTTTTCAAATATGGCTACGGCCACAGTCTAGTCGACAGGTTCTCCAGCATTTATAATTCTGACTTTTCTCATCAGTGATTACCCATGCATGCTTCTGTTATACGCCCTTCCCAAAAAAGCCGATTACTGCTTTTTAATAAACCCTACGGTGTGCTAACCCAGTTTACCGATCAGGAAGGGCGGCAAACGCTGAAGGATTTCATCAACATTCCCGGCATCTATCCTGCAGGCAGGCTGGATCGGGACAGCGAAGGGTTATTACTGCTGACGAATAATGGCCAGTTGCAAAACCTGATTGCTTCACCAAAGCACAAGATGCCCAAAACATACTGGGTTCAGGTTGAGGGAATCCCGGACTCTCAAGCCTTAGACCATCTTCGTACCAGAATAGTTCTAAACGATGGCCCCATCCTCCCGGCCCAGGCAGAAATTATTGTTTCTCCTGATGTCTGGCGCAGAGAGCCCCCTATACGGGAAAGAAAGTCGATTCCTGAGTGCTGGATTCAATTAACAATAAAGGAGGGTAGAAACCGTCAGGTAAGAAGGATGACGGCTGCGATCGGCCATCCAACACTCAGACTGATTCGCTGCCAGATAGGGCCATGGGCAATTGACGACCTCCAGCCAGGCCATTGGCGGGAGTTGGAAATTCCTGCTTCACTGAAAGACAAACTTAATAAAAACAGATCCAAC is a window encoding:
- a CDS encoding DUF416 family protein — translated: MNTRKLYAQYSRQIELFSPWQLTALATAVTERAWPNFALFSELAEFGQPVEVRHCLNLLWDYTAGLQSAKNFERLLERLDENTPVPEDFDMFGVQPALDFSVSLNCAIHCAMKASVDEAASALTVSLSTIGKFIKYTEAAELKGTELTQYIEEHELFEIQCRFIRELISMIGRQKNPLKNLPKRFGCFLPTMVLVNWGSVLSKFS
- a CDS encoding DUF2788 domain-containing protein, with protein sequence MDIAELETLMLQVLISGLVLFMAFIVYDLAKKSNAGRWGTFVLFGALGLGVMGFLIKTFLVRMIA
- a CDS encoding pseudouridine synthase, yielding MHASVIRPSQKSRLLLFNKPYGVLTQFTDQEGRQTLKDFINIPGIYPAGRLDRDSEGLLLLTNNGQLQNLIASPKHKMPKTYWVQVEGIPDSQALDHLRTRIVLNDGPILPAQAEIIVSPDVWRREPPIRERKSIPECWIQLTIKEGRNRQVRRMTAAIGHPTLRLIRCQIGPWAIDDLQPGHWRELEIPASLKDKLNKNRSNRVKWKTSEKHRYWKK
- a CDS encoding DASS family sodium-coupled anion symporter, with translation MSTPPVSCEQPRQRATDWKSVFSFLTPLLFGVILWLLPTPEGLELQGWHMLIIFISTLLGVMITPMPMSAITLMGVTALGLTETVTLKQAMAGYGDPVTWLVVLAFFISQGFIKTGLGLRIAYCFMRIMGRKTLTLGYGLTLTDMLLAPAMPSTTARAGAVVYPIMQSIATVYDSKPGATASRMGAFLIMIVFHANAITSTMFLTAMAGNPLVVKLAGTQGIELSWAMWALGALLPGIVCLLLMPLCLYRIIPPDLKETPMAVKVAKDELHRLGALTRNEWIMAGTFLFLLMLWIFGRQFGLSATLVAMVGVCTLLLSGVLDWDDVRGNKGAWDTMIWFGAFITMAHYLSAYGVVNYVSDQVGVLFGDLPAWLAMITVCGLYYFFHYFFAASTAQISAMYAGFLLIMLSAGVPPLGGALMLAYMSNICAVVTHYGNGPAPILYGAGYVSLFTWWKAGLIMSSLYLLVWLGLGSAWMSWLGYL